Proteins from one Amycolatopsis benzoatilytica AK 16/65 genomic window:
- a CDS encoding TetR/AcrR family transcriptional regulator, with the protein MTGSAVDALLAQGDPQPRADARRNVERLVAAARKALDELGLAVTTRDVAQRAGVGLGTLYRRVPSLDALLAAILADTIDEMTERAKQAARSPATSQAFMAFAETYVQLRASSCGLHDALSNRGSRLDLAPQINRLQRAMRTLVQHAQEAGVIRADLDWRDVPFALATAIPANHTIGLAPRSDQWQRNLRIILNGLRPGPALAPAPGGLAAAPD; encoded by the coding sequence ATGACCGGTTCCGCGGTGGACGCGCTCCTCGCCCAAGGCGACCCCCAGCCGCGCGCGGACGCGCGACGCAACGTCGAACGGCTGGTCGCCGCGGCCCGGAAGGCGCTCGACGAACTCGGCCTCGCCGTCACCACTCGGGATGTCGCCCAGCGCGCCGGCGTCGGCCTCGGCACGCTGTACCGGCGCGTGCCGTCGCTCGACGCGCTGCTGGCCGCCATCCTCGCCGACACGATCGACGAGATGACCGAGCGCGCGAAGCAGGCCGCACGCTCCCCCGCGACGAGCCAGGCATTCATGGCATTCGCCGAAACCTACGTACAGCTGCGCGCGTCGAGTTGCGGCCTCCACGACGCCCTGTCCAATCGCGGCAGCCGGCTCGACCTGGCCCCGCAGATCAACCGGCTCCAGCGCGCGATGCGCACCCTCGTCCAGCACGCACAGGAAGCCGGCGTCATCCGCGCGGATCTCGACTGGCGCGACGTGCCGTTCGCCCTGGCCACGGCGATCCCGGCGAACCACACCATCGGACTCGCCCCGCGCAGCGATCAGTGGCAGCGCAACCTGCGGATCATCCTCAACGGCCTGCGCCCGGGGCCAGCACTTGCCCCAGCCCCTGGCGGGCTCGCTGCTGCGCCGGATTGA